One Polaribacter sp. SA4-12 genomic window carries:
- a CDS encoding LolA family protein, whose translation MKKITILFLSIFLTTITFSQNSEKAKSLLDEVSTKMGAYKNMSIDFSQTLSNEDAGIMEGDEPPIRGQISLHGEKYSLNYLGNKFIFDGKKLYVINNDEKEITITDGDMSGDDGFIYPSKLLTFYKEGYNFEMGNLKNLKGRKIQFVTLNPIDSESDIVKVELAIDAKTLHIYKLIQTGSNGSKTTFTITEFKSNQALSSNYFSFNEEKYKKLKFTID comes from the coding sequence ATGAAAAAAATAACAATCTTATTTTTAAGTATATTTTTAACAACAATTACTTTTTCACAAAATTCAGAAAAAGCAAAATCACTTTTAGACGAAGTTTCTACAAAAATGGGAGCTTATAAAAATATGTCTATCGATTTTAGTCAAACTTTAAGTAATGAAGATGCTGGTATTATGGAAGGTGATGAACCACCAATTAGAGGTCAGATTTCATTACATGGAGAAAAATATAGTTTAAATTACTTAGGTAATAAATTCATCTTCGATGGAAAAAAACTGTACGTAATTAATAATGATGAAAAAGAAATTACCATTACAGATGGTGATATGAGTGGAGATGATGGTTTTATTTACCCTTCTAAATTACTAACTTTTTACAAAGAAGGTTACAATTTTGAAATGGGTAATTTAAAGAATTTAAAAGGTAGAAAAATACAATTTGTAACCTTAAATCCTATTGATAGTGAATCTGATATTGTTAAGGTAGAACTCGCTATAGATGCAAAAACATTGCACATATATAAGTTAATTCAAACAGGATCTAATGGTTCTAAAACAACATTTACAATTACAGAATTTAAAAGCAATCAAGCTTTGTCTAGCAATTACTTTTCTTTTAATGAAGAAAAATATAAAAAGCTGAAATTTACAATAGACTAA
- a CDS encoding DNA translocase FtsK, giving the protein MAKRKTSTKTIIDSLDKKPSIFAYFKTRQAQTILGIFLILFSVFLCIAFISFFFNWQEDQSTLTQLTDKTVRSKNLLGKIGANLSHFFIYKGFGIGAFIIAFQVFLSGAHILLKKKLSKAIISWNWALIAMLWLSVCLGFSHSNYALLSGIIGFEINEYLQAFIGKTGLVILLSFFFIAYIVLRYKVTFDKYLENYKKNREKRRAEELIEKESVNDIVSSTSTNEALKTETKEETKTITLKTDKKEKSVVELSLENLQPTISKHSDVSNKKEEITLKVEKESGPVLKTEIPKEEEKGIEVEIDVAIGREEETSTENLSNQLVKEFGEFDPTLELGNFKFPTFNLLKQYNESISIDPEELEANKDRIVDTLKNYKIGIAEIKATVGPTITLYEIVPEAGIRISKIKNLEDDIALSLSALGIRIIAPIPGKGTIGIEVPNKKSTIVSMHSVISSKKFQESTMELPIALGKTISNETFVVDLAKMPHLLMAGATGQGKSVGLNAVLTSLLYKKHPAEVKFVLVDPKKVELTLFNKIERHYLAKLPDSEDAIITDTTKVVHTLNSLCIEMDNRYDLLKNAMVRNIKEYNTKFKQRKLNPNDGHQYLPYIVLVIDEFADLIMTAGKEVETPIARLAQLARAIGIHLIVATQRPSVNVITGIIKANFPARVAFRVTSKIDSRTILDAGGADQLIGRGDLLYTAGNEINRIQCAFVDTPEVEKITDFIGSQKAYAEAHQLPEYVDDESGTSIDIDISDRDKLFRDAAEIIVTAQQGSASLLQRKLKLGYNRAGRLIDQLEAAGIVGGFEGSKARQVLVPDFVALDQLLENEKKQ; this is encoded by the coding sequence ATGGCTAAAAGGAAAACAAGCACAAAAACAATAATAGATTCTTTGGATAAAAAACCGTCTATTTTTGCCTATTTTAAAACAAGACAAGCACAGACTATTTTAGGAATTTTCTTAATTTTGTTCTCTGTTTTTTTGTGTATTGCTTTTATTTCCTTTTTCTTTAATTGGCAAGAAGATCAAAGTACACTTACTCAATTAACTGATAAAACAGTTAGAAGTAAAAACTTACTCGGTAAAATTGGTGCAAATTTAAGTCACTTTTTTATTTATAAAGGTTTTGGAATTGGCGCATTTATTATTGCTTTTCAAGTATTTTTATCAGGAGCACATATTCTTCTTAAAAAGAAACTTTCTAAAGCAATCATTTCTTGGAATTGGGCACTTATAGCCATGTTATGGCTTTCTGTTTGTTTAGGGTTTTCTCATAGTAATTATGCACTTCTCTCAGGAATTATTGGTTTTGAAATTAATGAATACTTACAAGCTTTTATAGGTAAAACTGGTTTAGTAATTCTTCTAAGCTTCTTTTTTATAGCTTATATCGTTTTACGTTACAAAGTAACTTTTGATAAATATTTAGAGAATTACAAAAAAAATAGAGAAAAAAGAAGAGCCGAAGAATTAATTGAAAAAGAAAGTGTAAACGATATTGTATCCTCAACATCAACTAATGAAGCTCTAAAAACAGAGACAAAAGAAGAAACTAAAACGATCACATTAAAAACGGATAAAAAAGAAAAATCTGTCGTTGAACTTTCTTTAGAAAATTTACAACCAACAATTTCTAAACATTCTGATGTTTCAAACAAAAAAGAAGAAATTACTTTAAAAGTTGAAAAAGAATCAGGACCTGTATTAAAAACTGAAATACCTAAAGAAGAAGAAAAAGGAATTGAAGTAGAAATTGATGTTGCCATTGGTAGAGAAGAAGAAACTTCTACAGAGAACTTATCAAATCAATTGGTAAAGGAATTTGGTGAGTTTGACCCAACACTAGAATTAGGTAATTTCAAATTCCCAACTTTTAATCTTTTAAAACAATACAATGAATCTATTTCTATCGACCCAGAAGAATTAGAAGCTAATAAAGATAGAATTGTTGATACATTAAAAAACTACAAGATTGGTATTGCAGAAATTAAAGCAACTGTTGGACCAACAATTACATTATATGAAATTGTACCAGAAGCAGGAATTAGAATTTCTAAAATTAAAAATTTAGAAGATGATATTGCACTTTCTTTATCTGCATTAGGAATTAGAATTATCGCTCCTATTCCAGGAAAAGGAACTATTGGTATTGAAGTGCCTAATAAAAAATCGACCATTGTTTCTATGCATTCTGTTATTTCATCAAAGAAATTTCAAGAGTCAACGATGGAATTGCCTATCGCTTTAGGTAAAACAATTTCTAATGAAACCTTTGTGGTAGATTTAGCTAAAATGCCTCACTTATTAATGGCAGGTGCAACAGGGCAAGGAAAATCTGTTGGTTTAAATGCGGTTTTAACATCGCTTTTATATAAAAAACATCCTGCTGAAGTAAAGTTTGTTTTGGTAGATCCTAAGAAAGTAGAATTAACATTATTCAATAAAATTGAGCGTCATTATTTAGCCAAATTACCAGATAGTGAAGACGCAATTATTACAGATACAACTAAAGTTGTACATACTTTAAATTCACTTTGTATAGAAATGGACAATCGTTACGATTTGTTAAAGAATGCAATGGTTCGTAACATTAAAGAATACAATACAAAGTTTAAACAACGTAAATTAAACCCAAATGATGGGCATCAATATTTACCATATATTGTTTTGGTAATTGATGAATTTGCAGATTTAATTATGACTGCTGGTAAAGAAGTAGAAACACCAATTGCACGTTTAGCTCAGTTAGCTAGAGCAATTGGAATCCATTTAATTGTAGCTACTCAAAGACCATCTGTAAATGTAATTACAGGTATTATAAAAGCCAATTTCCCTGCAAGAGTTGCATTTAGAGTAACATCAAAAATAGATTCTAGAACAATTTTAGATGCTGGTGGTGCAGATCAATTAATTGGTCGTGGAGATTTATTATACACTGCTGGTAATGAAATTAATAGAATTCAGTGTGCTTTTGTAGACACTCCTGAGGTTGAAAAGATCACAGACTTTATTGGTTCACAAAAAGCATATGCAGAAGCACATCAATTACCAGAGTATGTAGATGATGAAAGTGGCACAAGTATTGATATAGATATTTCAGACAGAGATAAACTATTTAGAGATGCTGCAGAAATTATTGTAACAGCACAACAAGGTTCGGCTTCTCTTTTACAGAGAAAATTAAAATTAGGTTACAATAGAGCTGGTCGTTTAATAGATCAATTAGAAGCTGCAGGTATTGTAGGAGGTTTTGAAGGTAGTAAAGCAAGACAGGTTTTAGTGCCAGATTTTGTTGCATTAGATCAATTATTAGAAAACGAAAAGAAACAATAG
- a CDS encoding DEAD/DEAH box helicase: protein MQFSELPLHKSILKAVAEERFHTPTQVQEKAIPLVLAKKNIIVSAQTGTGKTAAFALPIIQLLLEKQEEEKGTKKIKSLIITPTRELAIQILENFVSYTKHTDLTTTAVFGGVSLDPQKEILKTGVDVLVATPGRLIDLQMQGNIDLSAVEIFVLDEADLMLDMGFIADVKKIEALCPKKKQTLLFSATIPEKIDQLANRILKNPIKIEINPEETTAKNIGQLLYYLPKKNKTDLCLHLLRHTLNGKIIIFRRTKLGVDKLEQSLLKNDYKVTSIHGDKTQAIRNKAIEDFKDKKSNILIATDVAARGIDITNVDAIINFDISNVPETYVHRIGRTGRAGKSGIALSFCSPDENAYIKLIEALIEKPIKVITDHPYIINPPKHRKQQPNTISKNKKGRKSEASKKKKKRWY, encoded by the coding sequence ATGCAGTTTTCTGAATTACCATTACATAAATCAATCTTAAAAGCAGTTGCTGAAGAGCGATTTCATACACCAACCCAAGTACAAGAAAAAGCAATTCCTTTAGTTTTAGCTAAAAAAAATATAATTGTTTCTGCACAAACTGGTACAGGAAAAACTGCTGCTTTTGCGTTGCCTATTATTCAATTGTTATTAGAAAAACAAGAAGAAGAAAAAGGTACAAAAAAGATAAAGTCATTAATTATTACGCCAACTCGTGAGTTAGCAATACAGATTTTAGAGAATTTTGTAAGCTATACAAAACACACAGATTTAACAACTACCGCAGTTTTTGGTGGTGTTTCATTAGATCCTCAGAAAGAGATATTAAAAACTGGTGTAGATGTATTAGTTGCAACTCCAGGAAGATTAATTGATCTTCAAATGCAAGGAAACATCGATTTAAGCGCTGTTGAAATTTTTGTTTTAGATGAAGCTGATTTAATGCTAGATATGGGCTTTATTGCTGATGTTAAGAAAATAGAAGCTTTATGTCCTAAGAAAAAACAAACACTACTTTTTTCTGCAACAATACCAGAAAAAATAGATCAATTAGCGAATAGAATTCTAAAAAATCCTATAAAAATTGAAATAAACCCAGAGGAAACAACTGCTAAAAATATTGGTCAATTATTATATTATCTTCCAAAAAAGAACAAAACAGATTTGTGTCTGCATTTATTAAGACACACATTAAATGGGAAAATAATTATTTTTAGACGTACAAAACTCGGTGTTGACAAATTAGAACAGAGTTTACTTAAAAACGATTACAAGGTTACTAGTATTCATGGTGATAAAACACAAGCAATAAGAAATAAAGCGATTGAAGATTTTAAAGATAAGAAATCTAATATCTTAATTGCAACAGATGTTGCTGCTCGTGGAATTGATATTACAAATGTAGACGCTATTATTAATTTCGACATTTCTAATGTACCTGAAACATACGTACATAGAATTGGTAGAACTGGTAGAGCAGGAAAATCTGGAATTGCATTATCTTTCTGTTCTCCTGACGAAAACGCATATATTAAATTGATTGAAGCTTTAATTGAAAAACCAATTAAAGTTATAACGGATCACCCGTATATTATCAATCCTCCTAAGCATAGAAAACAACAACCGAATACAATTAGTAAAAATAAAAAAGGAAGAAAATCCGAAGCTTCTAAAAAGAAGAAAAAACGCTGGTATTAA
- a CDS encoding MATE family efflux transporter encodes MNISQYTSEFKYNWKLAAPVMLGMLGHTFVSFVDNIMVGQMGTAELAAVSLGNSFMFIAMSIGIGFSTAITPLIAEADSSDNLKQARSTYKSGLFLCTTLGIALFLGIYFSKPLMYLMKQPKEVVELAIPYLDLVAFSLIPMIIFQAIKQFSDGMSMTKYPMYATLLSNIINIILNYLLIFGKFGFPEMGIVGAAYGTLISRIVMVVYLWLLLRYKERSKQIVRDIKFFVLDFLMIKRIINLGSLSAMQMFFEVAIFTAAIWLSGLLGKNPQAANQIALNLSSMAFMVAMGLSVASMIRVGNQKGLKNYKELRRIAFSLFLLGVLLAVFFALLFFIFHKSLPKIYVDLSDTANYADNIEVISIASKLLIAAAFFQISDSIQVVVLGALRGLQDVKIPTILTFISYWVVGFPVSYFLGKEEMYGSFGIWLGLLAGLTTASILLFIRFNSLTLKLIKQKHDLT; translated from the coding sequence TTGAATATTTCTCAATACACATCAGAATTTAAATACAACTGGAAACTTGCAGCACCTGTAATGTTAGGTATGTTAGGTCATACATTTGTTAGTTTTGTTGATAATATTATGGTTGGGCAAATGGGAACAGCAGAATTAGCTGCGGTTTCTCTAGGAAACAGTTTTATGTTTATTGCGATGTCTATTGGTATTGGTTTTTCTACAGCAATAACACCATTAATTGCAGAAGCAGATTCTTCAGATAATTTAAAACAAGCAAGATCTACTTATAAAAGCGGTTTGTTTTTATGTACAACATTAGGTATTGCGTTATTTTTAGGAATCTATTTCTCTAAACCTTTAATGTATTTAATGAAACAACCAAAAGAGGTTGTAGAATTGGCGATTCCGTATTTAGATTTGGTTGCTTTTTCATTAATTCCAATGATAATTTTTCAAGCAATAAAACAATTTAGTGATGGAATGTCGATGACTAAATACCCGATGTACGCTACGTTATTATCAAACATTATAAATATAATTTTAAACTATTTATTGATTTTCGGAAAGTTTGGTTTTCCAGAAATGGGTATTGTTGGTGCAGCTTATGGAACTTTAATTTCTCGTATTGTAATGGTTGTTTATTTATGGCTATTATTACGTTATAAAGAAAGGTCGAAACAAATAGTTAGAGATATAAAATTCTTTGTTTTAGATTTTCTAATGATAAAGAGAATCATCAATTTAGGCTCTTTAAGTGCAATGCAAATGTTTTTTGAAGTAGCTATTTTTACAGCTGCTATTTGGTTAAGTGGTTTGTTGGGTAAAAATCCACAAGCAGCAAATCAAATTGCATTAAACTTGTCTTCTATGGCGTTTATGGTTGCTATGGGATTAAGTGTAGCATCTATGATTAGAGTAGGAAATCAAAAAGGATTAAAAAATTATAAAGAGTTGCGTAGAATTGCTTTTTCACTCTTTTTATTAGGAGTATTACTAGCAGTTTTCTTTGCATTGTTATTCTTTATTTTTCATAAAAGCTTACCAAAAATCTATGTAGATTTAAGTGATACTGCAAATTATGCAGACAATATAGAAGTAATTTCTATTGCATCAAAATTATTAATTGCAGCAGCATTTTTTCAAATTTCAGATAGTATACAAGTTGTAGTTTTAGGAGCTTTACGTGGTTTACAAGACGTGAAAATTCCAACAATTCTTACTTTTATTTCTTATTGGGTTGTAGGTTTTCCTGTATCCTATTTTTTAGGAAAAGAAGAAATGTATGGTAGTTTTGGTATTTGGTTAGGCTTGCTTGCAGGATTAACTACCGCTTCCATTTTATTATTTATTAGATTTAATTCGTTAACTTTAAAACTCATTAAGCAAAAACATGACCTTACCTAA
- the tpx gene encoding thiol peroxidase, which yields MASITLKGNAINTIGNLPTTGTKASDFKLTAVDLSQKSLSDFAGKKVILNIFPSVDTGTCATSVREFNKKAADLENTVVLCISKDLPFAQARFCGAEGIDNVVMLSDFADGNFGTSYQLEIADGPLAHLHSRAIVIVDENGNVAYTEQVSEIVDEPNYTAALNAL from the coding sequence ATGGCAAGTATTACATTAAAAGGAAATGCAATAAATACAATAGGTAATTTACCAACAACAGGAACAAAAGCTTCTGATTTTAAGCTAACTGCTGTAGATTTATCTCAAAAGAGTTTATCAGATTTTGCTGGTAAAAAAGTAATTTTAAATATTTTTCCTAGTGTAGATACTGGTACATGTGCAACGTCTGTTAGAGAATTCAACAAAAAAGCTGCAGATTTAGAAAACACGGTTGTATTATGTATTTCTAAAGATTTACCTTTTGCTCAAGCTCGTTTTTGTGGTGCAGAAGGAATTGATAATGTCGTTATGTTATCTGATTTTGCTGATGGTAACTTTGGTACATCTTACCAATTAGAAATTGCAGATGGTCCTTTAGCGCACTTACACTCTAGAGCAATTGTTATTGTTGATGAAAACGGAAACGTAGCTTATACTGAACAAGTTTCTGAAATTGTTGATGAACCTAATTATACAGCAGCTTTAAACGCACTATAA
- a CDS encoding diacylglycerol kinase family protein — MKNPNDSFLRGRLRSLKFALRGMWLLITTEDSIKAQLFVAIIATILGFYFDISNVEWMIQFLAIGLVLVAEAVNTAVEEVADFIHPDYHEKIGLIKDIAAGAPSFAAFISLIIAGFIYIPKITLLF; from the coding sequence ATGAAAAATCCTAACGATAGCTTTTTAAGAGGAAGACTTCGTAGTTTAAAGTTTGCATTAAGAGGAATGTGGCTTTTAATAACGACTGAAGATAGTATAAAAGCACAACTTTTTGTTGCTATAATTGCGACTATTTTAGGTTTTTATTTTGATATATCTAATGTAGAATGGATGATTCAATTTTTAGCAATTGGGTTGGTTTTAGTTGCTGAAGCTGTAAATACTGCTGTAGAAGAAGTTGCAGATTTTATTCACCCAGATTATCATGAAAAAATAGGATTAATAAAAGATATAGCAGCAGGCGCACCAAGTTTTGCTGCTTTTATTTCACTAATTATTGCTGGTTTTATATACATTCCTAAAATAACTTTACTATTTTAG
- a CDS encoding LptF/LptG family permease, translating into MKILDKYILKTFLVPFVATFLIVLFVLVMQVLWQTFESIAGKGISMPFIFKFLYYTTLIITPQALPIGVLLSSIMALGNLGENYEFAAAKSAGISLQRLVRPLVFLTIILSGINFLFLNNIYPYAVLKQKNLYLNIKKKKPAMALVPGSFNSDIPGFQIKFDEKYGEEENLLKKVLIYDLTAGKGNQKVITAKRGKIISEEGSRYMTFILYDGYYYEEHVKSANTAIKKKKMAASNATFKEYEFNIDISEVSGDGDLDKERHTKNFMMLSLNQLGDTIPNLKASYDEVLLLKSKNIFATVHARDLYKYPDSLKTENIKPDILENFDLKSKINILNAASTKSGRALASIKNNKASIKWKRKNLNFFDTEYYNRISFSLSCLILFFIGAPLGSIIRKGGFGLPMILAIAIYVTYFFSNTFGKNLAEESSITSFLGSWIAAFIMIPIGILLTRRATRDKGIFNVDAITQPITNFFKKLFSKKEA; encoded by the coding sequence ATGAAGATTTTAGATAAATACATCCTAAAAACATTTTTAGTACCTTTTGTAGCTACATTTCTAATTGTGCTTTTTGTTTTGGTGATGCAAGTTTTATGGCAAACCTTCGAAAGCATTGCTGGTAAAGGAATTAGCATGCCTTTTATCTTTAAATTTCTTTATTATACTACGTTAATTATTACACCACAAGCTTTACCAATTGGAGTGCTTTTATCTTCTATAATGGCATTAGGTAATTTAGGTGAAAACTACGAGTTTGCAGCAGCAAAATCTGCCGGTATTTCTTTACAACGTTTAGTAAGACCATTAGTTTTCTTAACAATTATTCTTAGCGGAATAAACTTTTTATTTTTAAATAATATTTATCCTTATGCTGTTTTAAAGCAAAAGAATTTATATTTAAATATTAAAAAGAAAAAACCTGCTATGGCTTTAGTTCCTGGTAGTTTTAACAGTGATATCCCTGGGTTTCAGATTAAATTTGATGAAAAATATGGTGAAGAAGAAAACCTATTAAAGAAAGTTTTAATTTACGATTTAACAGCTGGTAAAGGAAACCAAAAAGTAATTACAGCAAAAAGAGGTAAAATTATTTCTGAAGAAGGAAGTCGTTATATGACCTTTATTCTATACGATGGGTACTATTATGAAGAGCATGTAAAATCTGCTAATACTGCCATAAAAAAGAAAAAAATGGCAGCATCTAATGCTACTTTTAAAGAATATGAATTTAATATAGATATTTCTGAAGTTAGTGGTGATGGTGATTTAGATAAAGAACGTCATACAAAGAACTTTATGATGCTAAGTTTAAATCAGTTAGGAGATACAATTCCTAATTTAAAAGCTAGTTACGATGAAGTATTGCTTTTAAAATCTAAAAATATATTTGCGACAGTACATGCTAGAGATTTATATAAATATCCAGATTCTCTAAAAACAGAAAATATCAAACCAGATATTTTAGAAAACTTTGATTTAAAAAGTAAGATTAATATTCTAAACGCTGCTTCAACTAAGTCTGGAAGAGCATTAGCTTCAATAAAAAACAACAAGGCTTCTATTAAATGGAAGCGGAAAAACCTAAACTTTTTTGACACAGAGTATTATAACAGAATTTCATTTTCACTTTCCTGCTTAATTCTCTTTTTTATAGGTGCTCCTTTGGGTTCTATTATTAGAAAAGGAGGATTTGGATTACCGATGATACTAGCAATTGCAATTTACGTTACCTATTTCTTTAGTAACACGTTTGGTAAAAACTTAGCGGAAGAAAGTTCTATAACATCCTTTTTAGGATCTTGGATTGCTGCTTTTATTATGATTCCTATTGGAATATTATTAACAAGAAGAGCCACTAGAGATAAAGGTATTTTTAATGTTGATGCAATTACACAACCAATAACCAATTTCTTTAAAAAATTATTTTCAAAAAAAGAAGCATAA